The genomic segment CTATACGCCGAAGTCAAAGAGCGCATTGCCGACATGAACAATTACCTGGAGGCTGACAGCCTGCGCCGCCAGGCCAACACCGTGGTGCGCCTGACAGTGGTCACCATCCTGGGTTTGATAGGCACCATCACTACGGGCTTTTTGGGCATGAACCTGTTGGCCGAGGCGGATGCCCCTGTGTCCCGCAAGGTGCTGGTGTTTGCCATCGTGTTTGTGGTCACCATCGCGCTCACGGTATACACCATGGCCAAGTCCAAGCGCTTGTCAGATTTTCTGGATGTGCTGTCCGAAGAGCGCGTGGGCCCATGGACCAAGCTGAAGGCCTTCGCCGCCATTTGGTCGCGGGATCGCGACCGCGATTGACCGGGCACCGCGGGCTGATATGCTATCAAAAAAGTAGCTACTCGCGCATATTCCACCTACGCTACAGGCCTATTTGGAACATGGTGTTCGTATTGGCCAGTATTTAGGGTGCTTTAGATCCAAACTTGGAGCAATCGCACCCTGGACGCGATGAAGAGTTTCAGATAGTTGCAATAGACATCTCCAAAGGTCTCTGCAAATCACCACCTCATGAAGGGTGGTGGTGACAGCGGATGCTTGGCGAACCAACCCCCGGCAGCTTTGATCAGCATCTTGTGAAAGCCTGCATTGGGGAACTGGCGTTTTACGTTCGCAAAGTAGCGCCTGGGCACGCCACCCAAGATCAGCCCGAGAGAAAAGTCGGCCAAGTCTGCTCGCCTGAAGACCTCCAGCAGTGGATACTTTTCGGCCAGGTCGCCCTTGATTGCGCGCACCTTGTGGTGCAGGTCAATGAGCAAGGTGATCTCCTCCTCCCATTCACCCAGATGATGGGCATGGAGGTATGCAACTGCTTCCCGGATCGAGGGCGGCAGGTAGTCGACGGTATGGTCAGACCAAATGCCGATGTCATGGTGACAGGCGGCGATGATGAGTTTCTCGCGATCTTCGCAAGTGCACGGCGCCAGCGCAAAGCAGCAGTGCAGCATGCGATACACGTGGTTTTTGTATCCGTCGAAATCAGGGCCTATGCGGGTTCGCCACGGTTGGAGAATTTGCTCAACCAAAGGTAGCGCCGGGTAGACCGTGGTTTCATATTTCATGGAGCCCTCAACAAGTTTCTGTGTTGGCCGGAATTTTGTCGAGGGAAGCTGCTGTTGCTAAGTGGCTCGTTTGACAATGATCAGTAAGATTGGGCCAATATGCCGAAACCTGAAACTACTACCGATTCGATCGCAGTCGTTGCATTCGATCGGATCAGCCCCTTTCACTTGGCCACACCGTGCGTGGTGTTCGGCGAGAGTCACCCGGGTTGTCCGCCGATCGACTTCAAAGTCTGTGCCGCTGAGTCAGGCAGGCTGCGCACGTCTGCAGGTTTTGATATCGACGTTCGTTATGGGCTGTCGGCACTGCAACATGCCGCGACCATCATCGTGCCCAGTTGGCGTGATGTCGCAGAAAGTCCTCCGAAGTCACTGCTCAAAGCCTTGAATGTTGCGCACGAGCGCGGCGCGAAGATTGTGGGCCTTTGCTTGGGCGCATTTGTCTTGGCTGAAGCGGGTTTGCTGGACGGGCGCAAGGTAACGACCCATTGGGCCTATGCCAAAGACTTTGGTGCGCGGTATCCCGCGGTTCAATTGGATGCCGATGTGCTCTATGTGGAAGATCGTGGAGTGGTCACCTCTGCCGGCACGGCAGCGGGGCTCGACTGTTGCCTGTACCTGCTGCGTCAAATGCATGGCTCACAAGTGGCCAATAGTGTGGCCAGGCGTTTGGTAGTTTCTCCGCACCGGCAGGGTGGACAGGCTCAATTCATCGAGCAACCCATTCCCATTACTCCCGCAAATTCCCGCCTCTCTGATTTGTTTGACTGGATTCGTGAGAACCTTCACCTCGCTCACACCGTAGACGCCCTCGCTGAGCGCACCTTCATGAGCCGGCGAACCTTTACCCGGCAGTTCAAGCAGCTTACGGGCATGGGTGTTTTGTCGTGGTTGCTGTCTGAGCGGCTGGCTTATGCCCAGCGGCTTTTGGAGTCCACCGGCGGATCCATGGAGTTTGTTGCAGAGCGAGCGGGATTCGGGTCCGTCGAGTCACTGCGATTGCACTTCCGCCGTCAATTTGGAATTGCACCGACGGAATGGAGAAAGCAATTTCGATTCTCAGAAAGAAACTGAGGGAGTGCCTTGCCCGGTTTATTCCGTCAAAAATGGCGGTTTATGCCAAACCAGATTAGCCTGAAAATTCCAACGTCACATTCCTGAGAGTCGAGTTCACACCATGTACATCCCCGATCACTTTGCTATCAAAAGCGCTGACGTCATGCACAAGATCATCCAAGCGCACCCGCTCGGGGTTCTGGTCACTATGACGCCTGAAGGGTTGGATGCGAACCATATTCCGTTTGAACTCCACGCCGAGCGCGGTGTGCTCACCGCCCATGTGGCGCGGGCCAATCCTGTCTGGCAGCAATGCAAAGACGGTGCAGACGTACTGGTGATTTTTCGCGCGGATGAGGGCTACATCTCCCCCAACTGGTACCCCAGCAAACACGAAACACACCGGTTAGTGCCGACCTGGAATTACGAGGTGGTGCATGTTCACGGGCGGCTGGCGGTGCAGGACCAAGAGAAATTCGTACGCGGTGTGGTGGGTCGGCTCACACGTACCCACGAGGCCACAGAGCCCAAGCCCTGGAAGATGGGGGACTCCGCCCCCGAGTTCATCGACGGAATGCTCAAAGCGATTGTGGGGATAGAGATCACCATCACCCGCATGGAGGGCAAAGCCAAACTGAGCCAAAACCGGGAAGACCGCGACCGGCTCCATGCAGCAGATGAGTTGGTCCGCCAAGGTCACGCGGAATTGGCGCAAGCCATGCGCTCAGCCAAGTAAATCAAGCGCTTGCGCCCAGCTAATCCACGATTTCCCACGCGGTGCGATAGCCGCCAATGCGCTTCACGTAGGTCAGCAGCTCCTTGAAAAAGGGATGGCTACTCAGCGTAGACGAATCCCCCACCAGCAACAGCTTTCGGCGAGAGCGGGTCATGCCCACGTTCATGCGGCGAATGTCCGCCAGAAAGCCAATTTCTCCGTGGTTATTGCTGCGCGTCAGTGAGATAGCAATGATGTCGCGCTCCTGGCCCTGAAACGAATCGACCGTGCCCACGCTCAATATGCGGTTTTGCAACAAGCCGCTAAGCGCCTCGCTCTCCTCGATGGTGTCTTTCAAATAGTTGATCTGGGCACGGTAGGGCGCAATCACGCCGATAGAGAGGCGTTTTGACTCATCGTCGGCTGGGGTGTGCAGCGCTAGTAATTGGGTGAGTCGCTTCAGCAATAGGTCGGCTTCTTCCGGGTTGGCGGTGGAGCGACTTTCGGGAATGGTGATTTCAGAAAAGCCAAAACCGGCCGTGTCGAGAAACTCCACAGGCTGTTCGGACGCGAAACTCATGTCGAACGCACTCAGGTCGGCGTGGCGCACGCTAGGGTGCGCCTCTAACTGGCCGTTGTAGAAGTGCTCAGAGCTAAAACCCATGATGTGCTCATGCATGCGGTACTGCACCGTGAGCATGCGCGCCGTGGTCGGGTGGCGTTTGATGCACTTCTCAAACAGGGTCTCGCGCAGCCCTTCGCGGGCGGCTTTTTCGCTCTTGACAGTGGGGGGCAACTGGTGGTGGTCGCCAGCCAGGATCACCCGCTCGCCCTTGGCAATCGGTATCCAGCATCCGGGCTCCACGGCCTGAGCAGCTTCGTCGATGAAAACAGTCTCAAACGTGAGGTGCCTGATGCTGCGGTTGGCCGCGCCCACCAGGGTGCAGGTGATGACCTGCACCGAGTCGAGCACGTCGTCGGTCATAAAGCGCTCCAAATCGTCAGCCGCTTGATACAGCGCGCGCGCCTCTTCTTTCAGCAGCCGGCGCTGCTGACGTTGCTCAAAGCCAAAGTTGCGAACGTATTCGCTGGCGGTTTCGCGGTACTGGTCTGCAGTTTGGCGCATCGCCCGCATCTTGCTGTAGCTGCCATGGGCCATCACCCGGGCATCGAGGGTGTGCTTTAACAGCAGCTCTGACACGCGACTGGGGTTGCCCAGGCGGATCACGTTGACGCCGCGCTCGGCCAGCTTTTCGGTGAGCAGGTCTACCGCCGTGTTCGAGGGGGCGCACACCAACACCCGCCGCTCTCGCCGGGTGGTTTCCAGAATGGCTTGCACCAGCGTGGTGGTTTTGCCGGTTCCGGGAGGGCCGTGAATGATGGCCACATCTTGCGCGGCGACGACATGGCGCACCGCCGCCAGCTGCGACTCGTTCAGCGGGCTAGGGTAGAGCAGGTCGTCGGTCTTGGGCTCCCGAAAGCGCGGTTGCTGCGCGCCCAGCAGTACATCGCGTAGCTCGGCCAGCCGATCGCCACGGGCGCGGGTGACCTCAGCCAAAGCGCGCTCCATCTCGCGGTAACTCACTTCGTCAAAGGTGAGGTCGATGCCCAGCTTGCAGCCATCAAGCACCCAGTCGGGCAAGTCGGCCTTGTTGGTGGTGAGCGACAGCTTGTTACGCCGCACGCTGGTGATCACACCAGGGAGCGTGGGCTGGTCGTCCTTCGAGTGGCCCGGGAGATTGGCAAACAGCGACGCATTGCTTCCCACTTGAAACAAATGCAGGCCCTGCTGGCTAGGCGCGCGCTCCAACTCCAGCACCACTTTGCCCCCAAAGCCGGTGTCTTCGTTGGTAATGGTGACGGGGTACCAGGTGAGCCCACGCTTTTGGCGCTCTTGGATGCTGACCTTTGCGCTTTTGAGCTTGAATTGCGCCAGGTCTTCTTTCTGCTCCAGTTGCATGAGGGCCTGCACGCGGAGCAACTCTTGCTCAATAGTGCCACGATCGGTAGAAGGAGGGGCGGAGTCAACCGATGGAATAGATATTTGAAAGCTCCAAATTTTGAGAGGGCCCGGCACGTTAAGTCGTGCGGCAGTGTCTGGCGAGGTGCGAAAGAATATCAGCCCTTCCTTGTTGCCGATGGTGGAGGGGAACACGGGTGATTGGACTGACGTCAGAATTGCCCTATGAAAAATTTATGGATGCTGACACTGCTTTGGATGTTTACCGGCTCAATGGCGAAGGCGGCGAACGATGACATGCAGGCGATAAGAGGGTTTGCCATTGACCGCACGGAAGTGAGCATCGCGCAGTTTGCGCGCTATGTGCAGGCCACAGGGATCTTCACCACTGCCGAAAGGGCAGGAGGCGGCAGCACCTATGAGGGTGGTTGGGTGCAACGCAAAGGATGGACTTGGCGCACTCCTTACGGTGTTCCTGCAAACGACAGAGAACCCGCGGTGCACATCACGTTCAATGAGGCCAAAGCATATTGCCAATGGGCGGGTAAGCGGCTTCCCAATGACGCCGAATGGATGGAGGCGGCTTACATTGAACGACGGGCTACTCCCACTGCTGGTTTTGTGAAAGACACGCGCTACCCGTATCCAACTGGAATCAGCCCTGAAGGCGCCAACTGCCTGGGAGATTGCGGTAGCACAAAGACCCTTGCAGCTTATGCTGGTGGCTTGGTCACCTCCAGAGGCGGTGGCCATGTGTTGACCGGAACCACGCGAACAGGCGTCAATGGCCTATGGGACATGGGCGGCAATGCATGGGAGTGGACAGATGACGGTAAGCCTCCGGCGGCAGATACCGATCGCCCAACGCGCGGCGGCTCCCGGTGGTACGGAGCCGCCCAGATGCATCGCGATCATCTGCAAACGAAACCGGCCTCCACGGCGGTTGTTTACATCGGCTTCAGGTGTGCAAAAAGTTTGCCGTAGTACCTTCGGTACCAAGGTCACAACCACTGGTTAGTGGTCGCCTTGCGACCCAAAGCAGTCCTAAGCCTCTGCGAACTAATCACTCTAAAGCAGACATTGGCATCGATAAATTTACTACCAGCAATTTCGAGAACTGAGCACTCTAAGCAGTCCAGTTGGGCATTTGTACTGTCGCGAGTTTTGCAGGATGTTGGGCGGGCGCAGAGCGGCATCTTCCCGCATCACGGTACTTAACGTTAGGGCGTGTCACATTCTTTTTTTTAAAAGAAATGTCTAGCCCTTGCGTTTGTAATGCGAGGGTCCTCCGATCGATCCGCTCACCTCAAGTCAAACGGCTACTTTAGAAATAAGCTATAAATCCGGCTACAGACCGACAAATCGGCAACTAGGGAGCGGATATATGAAGAAGCGGTTATCCAATGCAGCCTGCACGCCGCTTGTAGGGTGTAGCACTACAGAAGTGATTCGTGCACTTGACGTGACAGCAGGGCAGCAGCTCGTTGCTTTGAAAAAGACCCGTGACAACGATGCTCTGAGTGCATCTGAGTAAGACTCATAGTGTCTGAGACTCATCAACAACGTTGAATAAAAGAGCCTCCATGCAGCACGCATGCACTCTTGGCTTGGGATTGCTCGTTATCGCGTTGCTGGCAGTAACTGGTTGCGCCAGAAGTAGCAAAGCTCCCTGGCAAGCATTGACCGAAATTACCAAAAGCCAAGATATCAACGGCTTGGTCAGTACAAAACTTGCGGGCGCTTTGTCTGGCGATGACTTTGAGTCGTTGAGCAATACCATTGTGAAACGCCTCAACTAAGACTGCGACCTTTCCTATGTTGAATTTTTTCCATTGGGAAGATGTGGGATCTGACTTCCCTTTCTACCGCGACTCCCCCAGTTCCCTCACCTTCCGCCAGTGGTGGCTAGTAGTTGCTGCGACAGCAGCGGCATTCATGGCTTTGGCCTTGACCGCCACCTTGTCAGGGGCCGGACTTTTCTGGCCTTTTCTTCCAGCCATTGGGCTGGCGGCTATCCCGCTTCTGGCTCTAGCGCGAGTAGCACCTGAGCACTGGACCTGCCTTTTCGGCCGGGTGGGCTTACGAGAGGTGCGGCTGATGCTGGGTTTTGCTCTGCTCAACATCGTTATCACTATGGGTCTGGGGGCCATCGTGCTGGCGCTCGGCCATACGTCTTCCAATTCAGCCACTTCGCAGTTGGGTTCGCTGGACGCTTTAGAGCTCATCGCTTTTTTTGCCAAAACGCTGCCGCAACTGCTCGGCGAGGAACTCATTACGATCCTGCCGTTCCTGGCTCTTCTTCATTGGCTCACGCAAAGCCTGCAATGGGGGCGCAAAACCGCTATCGTGGCCGTGTGGGTACTTACCTCGGTCATGTTCGGACTGCTTCACCTGCCTACGTATGACTGGAATTGGCTGCAGTGCATAGTTGTCATCGGCGGTGCCCGTATGGTGTTGACACTGCCCTGGATCATGACCAAGAACCTCTGGGTCTCCACCGGCGCTCACATCACCAATGACTGGATCTTGTTTGGCGTGGGCGTGTTGGGCGCAGGTTTGGCTGGCAAGGTTTAAGCAGCGAATGCAGTGAGAAAGGGTCGGCGATGAGCCATAAAAACATTGAGATGTTGGCAGAAAAATTGGCCGCCGGGCGGGCAATGCGCAAGCAAACCAATCGCCAGTCACACCTGGGCACGAGTGACGCCTTTGTTACCGCCCTGACTCGTCACGCAAGCGCGTATGCGGATCAGGTCCATCGAGATTTCGAGGTTTTCCGCACAAATTTGAGCGTTTGAGCCTCCCTTTTTTCATCTTGCCTACCCTGAAACCTATGAACAATATCTTCAGCAAAGCTACCTCTGCACTTCCCGGCCTTCTCGTGGCCGGATTGCTTGCCACTTCGACGGTTCACGCCGGAGGCGTTCTCACCGATGTCCCCGCTCTGGGCTATTCGCCCCAGAACATGGACAAGACGGTCGACCCGCGTCAGGACTTTTTCCGCTATGCCGCTGGCAACTGGCTCAAAAATACTGAAATTGCCCCCAGCGACCCTGATGTCGGCGGCTTTACGCTGCTAGCGCGCAACCTTGACAAACAACTGCTGACGCTCATCAAGGCTTCCGCTGCCGAAACCAACGCGCCCAAGGGCTCAGCGCGTCAGCAAGTCGGCGATTTTTACAAGGCGGCCATGGACGATGCCCGTCGGGACGCCCTTGGAGTCAAACCGTTGGAGGCAGACTTGCAGCGCATCGCAGCAGCGGGCGGAACTCCGGCTGACTACGGCCGTCTTGCCGGCCGTTTGCAGGATGGGGTTGGCGGGTCCCCATTGATCATGATCGCCGCCATGCCGGATGCCAAGGACAGCAACACCACCGTCATGGTGTTGCTACCCGGTGGGCAGTTGCTCGAACAGGATGAGTACTCCAAGCCCGAACATCAGAAGCTGCGCGAAACCTATCGCCAGTACGTGGTGTCGATGTTGAATGGGATCGGTGATCCGGTCGATACAGCCCGAAGCAATGCATCCAAAATTCTGGCCATGGAGGCAAAGGTTGCGGGGTCCATGATGTCGCCTCTGCAGATGCGGGATCCGGCCAACACCTACAACATGATGACGCTGGACCAAGCGCAGGCGTTAATCCCGGCGCTCGACCTCCGAGCCTTCCTGAAAGTGCAAGGGATCGCCGCGCCCAAAAAGGTGCAGGTAGTCGATATCAACGCCTTGAAGGCGCTGCAGAGAATGCTGACCGAGCTGCCGGTCGGCGATGTAAAGCAATTGCTTCGTTGGTTCTTGTTGGCCAGCCGCGCTTCGGAGCTGGGGCGGCCCTACCGGCTAGTCGAAGAAGAATTTTCGCGGACACGCAGGGGCCTCAAAACTTCCCCGGAGCAGGAGCGCGTGGTCACGCAGCAGATCGGAGCGCAGCTGTACCACCCTTTGTCGCAGTTGTATGTGCAGGCTTATTTTCCTGACTCCACCCGGCGCGAAATCACCGAGATGGTCGGGCATATCAAGGACGAGTTTGCCACCCGCCTTCGCAGCAACACGTGGCTGGACGACGCAACCCGCCGTGCAGCGCTTGAGAAGCTCGGGAAAATCGACATTCAGGTGGGCTACCCCAGTGGTTGGGTCGATTTCAGCTCGCTAGACATTCGCCCTGACGACCACTTTGGCAACGTGCAGCGTGCCAACCGCTTTGCTTTTCAGCGCGATATGGCGCGGGTTGACAAACCCGTTCTCAAGAATCGCTTTGCCGTAGCGACCAAGACGACCCCGATTGCGGTGAACTCGGCTTACAACTTCACCACCAACACCATCGACATCACGGCAGCCATCCTCCAGCCGCCGTTCTACAAGCCCGGTGCCGACGTCGCCGCCAATTACTGCGCCATAGGCGGGGTGATCGGCCATGAGATCACCCATGGTTTTGACAGTCTGGGGCGCCAGTACGATCCGCGCGGAAACCTGCGCAACTGGTGGACGCCGAAGGCTGATAAAGAGTTCAAGCAGCGCACCGATGTGCTGGTTGAGCAGTACAGCCAATACGTCGTCCCTGCAAAATTCACTTCAAGCCACCCCCCAGCGCCGATCTGAGCCTTGCAGTCGGTTGAGGCCGATGATTTTGGCCAATTTCTCAAACAAGCCCGTCAAACCGCTCACCTGCAGCAGGCACAACAAAAGGCCCAGGCCTTTCCGGGCGATCATCCGCAGCAGCCAGCGGATGTTGTAGCCCGCCGCGCACAGCACCGCGTGCAGTGCATCGCCTGCTGAGCCTTTGAGGTGGCAGCGGTCCATGCGGTGATCCGCTTTGAGGTGCCCGATGATCGGCTCGATCGCTTGGCGCCGTTTGAGCAGTCTGCGCTCTTCATCGGTCAACCGCTTGTCCTTGCCCCGGTGTTTGATCTCAATGTCCGGGTTGTCTTTGTCCACACCCCGGTAGCCCAAGTCTGCGTACACCACCTCGGGCTTGACCCCCAAGCCTTGCATCAGGATAGCGCTTTGCTCGATCTGCTCGTGCATGGTGTGCCCGTCATACGGGTTACCGGGAAAGCTCCTGGCTCCCACGATCAAATTGCCCTTGAGCGTCATGGCCAGACCCACCTTCACGCCGAACTCGTACGGATTGCGGCTCTTGCCTTTTGAGATGCACTCCACCTCGGGCGCATGCCAGCTGTAGAGCTTGGCGCGGTTGTCCACTGCCTTGCGACTGCCGGTCTGCGTGACCAAGCGTTTGGCCTTGTCCAAGGTCTGGCCCAAGGTCTCTTGTATGGCTTGGCTGAGCGTGGTCATCTTGCGAGCCACCTCGCGCTGCAGCCGTCCAACGATGGTGCGCTGGCGTTTGATGGCTTTGCGCATGCGCTTGAACTGGCGGGCATGGGCATAGCGCCCAGCCTTGTAGCCCAGCAGTTGGCCTTCTTTGGCGTAGGTCTGTTTGAGCTCGATGCCATTGGCTTTGGCCAACTCGACCACCTTGGATCGGGCGGTCTCCAGCAGCTTGCTGTCGGTGGGATGTGCCACAGCTTTTTCTTGCACCGTGGAGTCCACGATCATGCGGGTCAATTCTTTCTTGGCAATCAGCTTGAGGGTGACCGCCACTTCCATGGTGCGGGCCAGCAGTTCTTCCACGCCTTCTTCGCCCAGAGCTTTACGAAAGCGCCCCAGTTGTGTCGGGTCGCACGGCCACTGGTGTTCAAAGTATTCGTTGCCAGAAAAGTACTGCCAAGTGGGGGTCTCACCCCAGCGCTGGATCACGTCCTCGTCGCTCTCATTGAACGCATGCTTGAGGTACAGCAAGGCAACCATTAACCGGGTGGGCAGACGGGGACGGCCGGCATTGGAGACGCCGCCACCGGCAACGGCCGAGACCGGACCAAACAAGTCCAAGTCTTCTATCTTCTTGCCAGACTTGACCTGGCGTGCCCAGCGCTGGACGAGGGAGGCTTCGATCTCTTGCCAAGGCATGCGGTTAGCAAGCACCGCCAGAGGGTGGCGCAAATCGATCATCTGATCCAGGCGGTTGCGGAAAAAGTCATCGGTCATGGCGCTGCTTTCAAAAACTCCCAGAAAACAGACTCCATTGAATATCTATTTGAGAGTTCTGACCATCCGGAATCACCCCAGATCACAAGCGTTCATGCGGGTTGCAGGGGTTTTGCAGGGACAACCAATACGAAATTCTTCCGGGCCTGATGCACAACGGCGCCATGACCGTCACAGAGAATACCGCTGACTTGGGTGGCATCACGCTCGCCCATGCAGCCTTGAAGCGCTTTCTGGCGAAGAACCCCACCCAAGACGTCGATGGGCTGAATGCTGACCAACGGTGCTTTGTAGCCTGGTCGCAAATGTGGGCCTACAAGGGGCGTTCGGAACGATTGCGGTTTCTGGTGTCTGTAGATGTCCACGCTATCGCGTCGGTGCGCGCCATCGCACCGCTGCTGCACCTTGATGCGTTCCACCAGGCTTTCGGTACCCGCCCGGGCGACGCTATGTGGCGCGCGCCGGAGAAGCGGCTGCGCATCTGGTAAGCCCCGCTCAATGACATCTTCATTCGTCCAATCAAAACTCTCTGGAGTTCTTCATCATGGCTAAAGCATTACTTTTTCTTCTGGCTGCAAGTCTGCCCATCGCAGCCCTAGCTAATGACCTTACGCTGTCCTGCCAGGGTCAAGGCGCGGTCATGGCCACCCAGACCACCACGGTGAACCAATTTCAACCGGGCAATCCCGGACACAATAAGACGGGTGTGGTAACCACCCAGACACGGCGGCCCTACACTGGCACGGGGACGGTAGAAATCAAAACAGGCACGGCTCGCATGCGTGTACCCGATGCCATGGTGCCCGCCTTGATGAGTGGTGGTACCGAAGGCTGGTACCCCATAGAAGAGTTGAATATGGGCGAGAAAGAGATCACGGGCGTGGTGCATATCAATTTCCTCAGTCAACCCAAAATGCGGATTGATCGCATCAACGGAAAAATTACGCTCGTAGGCGGTGCCGGCGACTTCTCGGGTGACTGTAGTGCGGTCGATACCAACGCAAAACCCAAATTCTGAGTACTGGATTGGCAATGCATACCTTGTTCTCCCGAATGGCGGCCTTGGCTGCCGGCGCCTCGCTGTTGCTGCTGGCTGGGTGCGCCGCACCACCGTTGCCCAAAAGTATCCCTATTAATAAGCTGGCAGCCCAGCAAGGGGTGAGCTTGCAGCGCACACTGCCCGAAGTCTTGCCTGACAAGTCGACACCCATACCGCATAGCCAGTTTGTACTGATCCCCGGTGAGAGTGCTGCCGGGATGTTGATGCCGATCCCATTTGTGAGCGGTGCGATTGGCGCGGCGATTGACCGCAGCACGGCTGAGTCCTTTGAATCCAGTTACGGGCAAGTATCGCCTTACAACATTGCACTTGCAGAAATGCGGGGCAGCCCCTTCTTTAAGGAGACGGACGGGGGCTTCCAATTGCAGCCATTTGCCTTCATTACCGAATGCGTGGACGACAAGTACCGGATTGCCATGGTGTTTCAAGTGGAAGGATCCGGATGGACCGGGCGGTATATGTACCACTTGCCTACGCCCTACAACGTAGCAGAGTTTAAATCGCCACCCCCCCAGCTTCTGGCTGCCTTGCGGGCGGAGTTGGTCACAGGTGCCAAGGTATTGCGCCAGACCATGGAGCGCATAGCGCGGGGTGAGCTGGAGTCACGGGGGGTGACGGCCGAGCTGGGCAGTTTGCACTTGGTGGGTGGAAAGGCGGCAGGCTTGGTTTTCCCCACGCTGTTGGTGTCCAAGGATGCCGACCTGCTAGAAGAAGCTGCCAGTCATGTTGTGGTGCGTATGTCAGGGGACGTGTCCAAAGCCGGTACGTTGGGCGGTCTGTTTTTCGGGGTGCACTATTTACAGAAATCCCAGCTGCACACCTTTAAAAAGTTCTGAGCCTGCCAAAGCAGCGCGGTCGGTGTCAGACCAGAGCGCTGCTGCGAAGGTCGTAATCGCTAAAGTGGCCGCGGTAATTTTTGAGCAACTCTGTGCAGAAGCACAGGTTACTTAGTCGTCCCTGCAAAATTCACTTCAAGCCACCCCCCAGCGCCGATCTGAGCCTTGCAGTCGGTTGAGGCCGATGATTTTGGCCAATTTCTCAAACAAGCCCGTCAAACCGCTCACCTGCAGCAGGCACAACAAAAGGCCCAGGCCTTTCCGGGCGATCATCCGCAGCAGCCAGCGGATGTTGTAGCCCGCCGCGCACAGCACCGCGTGCAGTGCATCGCCTGCTGAGCCTTTGAGGTGGCAGCGGTCCAT from the Rhodoferax potami genome contains:
- a CDS encoding helix-turn-helix domain-containing protein — protein: MPKPETTTDSIAVVAFDRISPFHLATPCVVFGESHPGCPPIDFKVCAAESGRLRTSAGFDIDVRYGLSALQHAATIIVPSWRDVAESPPKSLLKALNVAHERGAKIVGLCLGAFVLAEAGLLDGRKVTTHWAYAKDFGARYPAVQLDADVLYVEDRGVVTSAGTAAGLDCCLYLLRQMHGSQVANSVARRLVVSPHRQGGQAQFIEQPIPITPANSRLSDLFDWIRENLHLAHTVDALAERTFMSRRTFTRQFKQLTGMGVLSWLLSERLAYAQRLLESTGGSMEFVAERAGFGSVESLRLHFRRQFGIAPTEWRKQFRFSERN
- a CDS encoding FMN-binding negative transcriptional regulator, which gives rise to MYIPDHFAIKSADVMHKIIQAHPLGVLVTMTPEGLDANHIPFELHAERGVLTAHVARANPVWQQCKDGADVLVIFRADEGYISPNWYPSKHETHRLVPTWNYEVVHVHGRLAVQDQEKFVRGVVGRLTRTHEATEPKPWKMGDSAPEFIDGMLKAIVGIEITITRMEGKAKLSQNREDRDRLHAADELVRQGHAELAQAMRSAK
- a CDS encoding AAA domain-containing protein; the protein is MFPSTIGNKEGLIFFRTSPDTAARLNVPGPLKIWSFQISIPSVDSAPPSTDRGTIEQELLRVQALMQLEQKEDLAQFKLKSAKVSIQERQKRGLTWYPVTITNEDTGFGGKVVLELERAPSQQGLHLFQVGSNASLFANLPGHSKDDQPTLPGVITSVRRNKLSLTTNKADLPDWVLDGCKLGIDLTFDEVSYREMERALAEVTRARGDRLAELRDVLLGAQQPRFREPKTDDLLYPSPLNESQLAAVRHVVAAQDVAIIHGPPGTGKTTTLVQAILETTRRERRVLVCAPSNTAVDLLTEKLAERGVNVIRLGNPSRVSELLLKHTLDARVMAHGSYSKMRAMRQTADQYRETASEYVRNFGFEQRQQRRLLKEEARALYQAADDLERFMTDDVLDSVQVITCTLVGAANRSIRHLTFETVFIDEAAQAVEPGCWIPIAKGERVILAGDHHQLPPTVKSEKAAREGLRETLFEKCIKRHPTTARMLTVQYRMHEHIMGFSSEHFYNGQLEAHPSVRHADLSAFDMSFASEQPVEFLDTAGFGFSEITIPESRSTANPEEADLLLKRLTQLLALHTPADDESKRLSIGVIAPYRAQINYLKDTIEESEALSGLLQNRILSVGTVDSFQGQERDIIAISLTRSNNHGEIGFLADIRRMNVGMTRSRRKLLLVGDSSTLSSHPFFKELLTYVKRIGGYRTAWEIVD
- a CDS encoding formylglycine-generating enzyme family protein: MKNLWMLTLLWMFTGSMAKAANDDMQAIRGFAIDRTEVSIAQFARYVQATGIFTTAERAGGGSTYEGGWVQRKGWTWRTPYGVPANDREPAVHITFNEAKAYCQWAGKRLPNDAEWMEAAYIERRATPTAGFVKDTRYPYPTGISPEGANCLGDCGSTKTLAAYAGGLVTSRGGGHVLTGTTRTGVNGLWDMGGNAWEWTDDGKPPAADTDRPTRGGSRWYGAAQMHRDHLQTKPASTAVVYIGFRCAKSLP
- a CDS encoding CPBP family intramembrane glutamic endopeptidase, which codes for MLNFFHWEDVGSDFPFYRDSPSSLTFRQWWLVVAATAAAFMALALTATLSGAGLFWPFLPAIGLAAIPLLALARVAPEHWTCLFGRVGLREVRLMLGFALLNIVITMGLGAIVLALGHTSSNSATSQLGSLDALELIAFFAKTLPQLLGEELITILPFLALLHWLTQSLQWGRKTAIVAVWVLTSVMFGLLHLPTYDWNWLQCIVVIGGARMVLTLPWIMTKNLWVSTGAHITNDWILFGVGVLGAGLAGKV
- a CDS encoding DUF2252 family protein, with product MSHKNIEMLAEKLAAGRAMRKQTNRQSHLGTSDAFVTALTRHASAYADQVHRDFEVFRTNLSV
- a CDS encoding M13 family metallopeptidase, translating into MNNIFSKATSALPGLLVAGLLATSTVHAGGVLTDVPALGYSPQNMDKTVDPRQDFFRYAAGNWLKNTEIAPSDPDVGGFTLLARNLDKQLLTLIKASAAETNAPKGSARQQVGDFYKAAMDDARRDALGVKPLEADLQRIAAAGGTPADYGRLAGRLQDGVGGSPLIMIAAMPDAKDSNTTVMVLLPGGQLLEQDEYSKPEHQKLRETYRQYVVSMLNGIGDPVDTARSNASKILAMEAKVAGSMMSPLQMRDPANTYNMMTLDQAQALIPALDLRAFLKVQGIAAPKKVQVVDINALKALQRMLTELPVGDVKQLLRWFLLASRASELGRPYRLVEEEFSRTRRGLKTSPEQERVVTQQIGAQLYHPLSQLYVQAYFPDSTRREITEMVGHIKDEFATRLRSNTWLDDATRRAALEKLGKIDIQVGYPSGWVDFSSLDIRPDDHFGNVQRANRFAFQRDMARVDKPVLKNRFAVATKTTPIAVNSAYNFTTNTIDITAAILQPPFYKPGADVAANYCAIGGVIGHEITHGFDSLGRQYDPRGNLRNWWTPKADKEFKQRTDVLVEQYSQYVVPAKFTSSHPPAPI